The Polyangium mundeleinium genome contains the following window.
AAGGACGGAGTTCGTGCCGATGTCGATCGCGGCGAATCGCATGGAGCTCAAATGGTTGGGGGTCGAAGGAACGGACGCTCGGCTCAGTTCGCGAGCGTCTTCAGGTCGAGCATCTCCTCGACGTTCGGCAGGACCACGAGCTCGCAACGGCGGTTCGCGAGCTTGTTCTCGGGCGTGTCGTTCGGCTTCACCGGGTCGGTGTCGCCGTAGCCCGCGGCGCTCCAGCGCGCGGGGCTCAGACCGCCGCCGTTCTTCTCGGGCGTCTCGATGAGGAACGCGAGCACCTCACGCGCGCGCATCACGCTGAGGCCCCAGTTGTCCTTGAAGCGACCGCCCGCGAGTTTGTCGCTGTCGGTGTGACCGGCGACCTGGAACGAGCGCTGCGACAGGGCCGAGTCATTGCGCACGACCTCGGCGACCTTGAGCAGGATGTCCTGCCCGTCCTTCTTCAGCGTCTCCTTGCCCGGATCGAAGAGCACGTCGCCCGGGAGCTGGATGACCATGCGGTTGTTGCGCACGGTCACGTTGAGCCCGAGCTTCGTGAGGGCCTGGAGCTTCTCGCGCAGCGTCTCGAAGCGCTTCTTGATCGCCTCGAGCTGCTCGGCGCGGCGGCGGTACTCCTCGAGGGCCTTCGATTGCTCCTCGAGGTTCGCGTTGAGCTTCGAGATATCGACGCCGGCGTTCTTGAGCTGCTGCTTGAGCTGCTCGATCTGCGCCTTCGCGTCGTCGAGCTCGCTGCGGGCCTTCTTGTTTTGCCTCTCCTGATCGGAGAGCTGGCCCTTCAGGGCCTCGATTTCACGGACTTTGGCTTGCATCTCCTCCTCGGAGTAGCCGCACCCGGTAGCGCCCGTGAAGGCGAAGAGCGCGGATCCGAGCAGGAGCCATGAGGTCGTGCGACGCATCGACATCCTGTCCTCCTGGACGCTTGACGAACGTCCGGACCGTAGCCGAGGTCCTACGCGTCGCACAAGGGGAGACATGCCCCGCGGGGGTCGATGCATGAATCGTAGATCATGTCAATAGACGACGTTT
Protein-coding sequences here:
- a CDS encoding OmpA family protein, producing the protein MRRTTSWLLLGSALFAFTGATGCGYSEEEMQAKVREIEALKGQLSDQERQNKKARSELDDAKAQIEQLKQQLKNAGVDISKLNANLEEQSKALEEYRRRAEQLEAIKKRFETLREKLQALTKLGLNVTVRNNRMVIQLPGDVLFDPGKETLKKDGQDILLKVAEVVRNDSALSQRSFQVAGHTDSDKLAGGRFKDNWGLSVMRAREVLAFLIETPEKNGGGLSPARWSAAGYGDTDPVKPNDTPENKLANRRCELVVLPNVEEMLDLKTLAN